The following proteins are encoded in a genomic region of Alnus glutinosa chromosome 8, dhAlnGlut1.1, whole genome shotgun sequence:
- the LOC133875274 gene encoding protein DJ-1 homolog B-like, translated as MAFRHLAPQYSLQRLSHINRITSPKKRFLSVSATMASSARKVLVPIANGSEPMEAVITINVLRRAGADVTVASVEKQLLVDAGHGVKIVADTLVSDCADGVFDLITLPGGMPGATHLRDCAVLESLVKKQAADGRLYAAVCASPAVAFGPWGVLKGLKATCYPSFMEQLAPCATAVESRVQVDGRVVTSRGPGTTTEFSVALVEQLYGKEKANEVSGLLVMRSNHGEEYTIRELNPVEWTFDDCPKILVPIANGTEEMEAVMIIDILRRAKANVVVASVEDKLEILASRQVKLVADVLLDEAANLPFDLIVLPGGMDGAQAFTNSEKLVNLLKKQRQSNRPFGAICASPALVLEPHGLLKGKKATAFPALCYKLSDQSEVENRIVVDGNLITSRGPGTSMEFALAIVEKLFGRNNALELAKTMLFVRP; from the exons ATGGCATTCCGTCACTTAGCACCTCAATACTCTCTCCAACGCCTCTCTCACATAAATAGAATCACTTCTCCGAAGAAGCGCTTCCTCTCCGTCTCGGCAACAATGGCTTCCTCTGCACGAAAG gttttggttCCGATTGCGAATGGCTCGGAGCCGATGGAGGCGGTGATTACGATTAACGTTCTGCGAAGAGCCGGAGCTGATGTTACGGTGGCTTCTGTGGAGAAGCAGCTCCTCGTTGACGCTGGCCACGGCGTCAAGATCGTCGCCGATACTTTGGTTTCTGATTGCGCTGACGGCGTCTTCGATCTCATCACTCTACCT GGAGGCATGCCGGGTGCTACCCATCTTAGAGATTGTGCTGTTTTGGAAAGCTTGGTGAAGAAGCAGGCAGCAGATGGGCGGCTTTATGCTGCAGTATGCGCTTCACCCGCCGTGGCATTCGGGCCATGGGGTGTGCTGAAGGGCTTGAAA GCAACCTGTTATCCATCGTTTATGGAGCAATTAGCCCCTTGTGCAACTGCTGTTGAATCGAGAGTGCAAGTGGATGGCAGAGTTGTCACAAGTCGTGGACCTGGAACTACCACGGAATTTTCTGTTGCGCTGGTTGAGCAATTGTACGGGAAAGAGAAAGCTAATGAAGTTTCTGGGCTATTG GTTATGCGTTCCAACCATGGGGAGGAATATACAATAAGGGAGCTAAATCCGGTTGAGTGGACATTTGACGATTGCCCCAAG ATTCTCGTACCTATTGCTAATGGCACTGAGGAAATGGAAGCTGTGATGATCATTGATATTCTTCGACGAGCAAAAGCAAATGTTGTGGTGGCCTCTGTTGAGGATAAACTAGAAATTCTGGCTTCTCGTCAAGTTAAACTAGTGGCAGATGTGCTCCTCGATGAGGCTGCTAATCTTCCATTTGACCTAATAGTGTTGCCA GGTGGAATGGACGGTGCCCAAGCATTCACAAACTCAGAGAAACTAGTGAACCTTCTAAAGAAGCAGCGGCAATCGAATAGACCTTTTGGAGCAATATGTGCATCCCCAGCTTTAGTCTTGGAGCCCCATGGCTTACTCAAG GGTAAAAAGGCTACAGCTTTTCCTGCATTGTGCTACAAGCTGTCAGATCAGAGTGAAGTTGAAAACAGGATTGTGGTTGATGGCAATCTCATCACCAGCAGAGGGCCAGGAACTTCCATGGAGTTTGCGCTTGCAATTGTAGAGAAGCTTTTCGGGCGCAACAATGCTCTAGAGCTTGCAAAGACGATGCTTTTCGTGCGCCCATAG